In the genome of Juglans microcarpa x Juglans regia isolate MS1-56 chromosome 6S, Jm3101_v1.0, whole genome shotgun sequence, the window GAATCTGACCTCTGACTTGTGTCCAGAGAGTTTACTGACAAAATCTTCCTGAGCACGTATATCTCGTTGAAAAATACTCTTGTCCCGGCCACCAGAAGACAAAAGAGCTGAACTCCAAGCTAAGGCCCCAACACGGAGTCGATGACCCTCCATAGTTCTTACCCTTTTACACCGAGATGCATCCCAAATCTACATAGGATGTTGTCAAACACATTAGCTAAATATGCTAGGTAGTACATATTatgccaaaaatctcaaaaacaaGTAGGAAGTGTTTAATTGACCAGTGGGGAATGAACACAATGCATTTTATGAATAACCCTCACTTTTCAGAATCACAGAAGAAGAGCACGCCCAAGCCGCCCTGTGCAGGGCTGGCTGGCTGGCCATGATGGCCATGCTGGTACCAGCCAATCAATTTAAAGGAGACCACTAGCAAGTTGTACTATAACTCCCCACAAGCTTTTCATTAATGATCTAACCGAATACCATCTAATCAACAATTGCAGATGTAATTGTTTGTGGTTTTCAGGTTCacttaaaaaaagttttaatcaTAAGAATTCATCATGTCCTCTCCTCATGGTTTCATATATAAACCCTCCTATATCTGTCTtcccaaatgaaaaaaaggggAATCATTCGTTGTTGAATCGATCAATAAACATATATGAGATTGAATGCAATAAATAATCACTATTCATAATGCCTCTAACCTGAACTTTTCCATTGCTGGTACCAACAGCAAGATGTGTACCGCGCTGAGCCCACCCTACCGAACAGACACTGTCGTCGACTCCCAAGTCACATAACTTGGTTACCTGCGTGCAGCATCCAAATAGTATCAACAAAGACATAAATTTCAAACCTGTGAAATTTCGGCAGATATAATTGCCTAGGAGGCAAGTTATTCATGATATAGcggaattaaaaataaaacaaaattttaagaaCAGGGCAAAAAAGTCACCTTGCTACTACAAGCATTCCACAAGTAAACACAGTTTCCCAATCCCACCGCCAAGACGTTATGCGCAGACCAATCCACCAGATTTAGATAAAAGTCATCTTGCAAAGCTGGCGCGTCTAAAACCTACAAAAAACAGTTATGCCCATAAACACGACAAACCcaattcacaaaatccaatTCCAATTCCACCAAAATCAACCAACCCCGGTAATTCACCTTATACGGCGACCGTGGGATCTTCCTTGGAGCCTTTACGGGCTATGATTAACCCCGGGCATTGCATCGTCAGACCCAAATGGAAAAAGGGAATGCAAAGCCTGGCAGGTATCCGTCTTGTAACGGAAGATATTCCGGCTGGGGGGGTTCATCCAGTCACTCCTCTTCTCGGGCGTAACCGGCGAGACGACGCCAGATTCAGGGCCGAAGAGAACCGTGCGTAGGAGCGTAGAATAGACGCTGGTGGAGCTATCCTCGCGGCCCTCGGAAGAGCTGGACTGTCGCGGCGCTGGGAGGTGGAAGAGCCCGAAGTTGGAGCCGGTTCTGGTGGGAATAAACCTATCGGAGTAGATCGTCCTCGACGGCGATGGGTGGTGGTTGGCGTTGATAAGGCGTTCGATGTAGCGCGAACGGGCTGAGTCCTCGTCGGACATCTTCGGAGCTAGATTCAGCTgcgaagatgaagaagatggaGTTGGGGTTCTGGGAGCAGGTTGACTGGGAAATCTTTGAATCGCGGGATCttccataaaaaacaaaaaacaaaaaaaaaaaaaaatccttttcgTGAGGACGATAAACAAGCCCTTTTTTGCGTGTTTCGGTGAGGAAAACTTGTGGCTTTATCTCAGATTAAAGAGCTCTTTGAGAAAACAGGGATTAACAGAGATTTGAACGTAGACAAGACAGTCGGAGAATAGAGGTTTTGCTTCTTTCACAAGTTGCGGTTATCTTTCCCGGGAAACCTTAGCAGACCGCTCCGTGAGTCTCAATAATTTAGAGCACGTGTTATAAATTTTACATTCTCCCTGCgggtattttcttttttttttagaaaacatttttttttaatatttggaactttagaaaaaagaaaaaa includes:
- the LOC121237566 gene encoding LOW QUALITY PROTEIN: protein FIZZY-RELATED 2-like (The sequence of the model RefSeq protein was modified relative to this genomic sequence to represent the inferred CDS: inserted 1 base in 1 codon); the protein is MEDPAIQRFPSQPAPRTPTPSSSSSQLNLAPKMSDEDSARSRYIERLINANHHPSPSRTIYSDRFIPTRTGSNFGLFHLPAPRQSSSSEGREDSSTSVYSTLLRTVLFGPESGVVSPVTPEKRSDWMNPPSRNIFRYKTDTCQALHSLFPFGSDDAMPGVNHXPVKAPRKIPRSPYKVLDAPALQDDFYLNLVDWSAHNVLAVGLGNCVYLWNACSSKVTKLCDLGVDDSVCSVGWAQRGTHLAVGTSNGKVQIWDASRCKRVRTMEGHRLRVGALAWSSALLSSGGRDKSIFQRDIRAQEDFVSKLSGHKSEVCGLKWSYDNRELASGGNDNRLFVWNQNSTQPVLKYCEHTAAVKAIAWSPHVNGLLASGGGTADRCIRFWNTTTNSHLSCMDTGSQVCNLVWSKNVNELVSTHGYSQNQIIVWRYPAMSKLATLTGHTYRVLYLAISPDGQTIVTGAGDETLRFWNVFPSAKSQNTDSEIGASFLGRTTIR